From the Ammospiza caudacuta isolate bAmmCau1 chromosome 26, bAmmCau1.pri, whole genome shotgun sequence genome, one window contains:
- the NEFL gene encoding neurofilament light polypeptide, whose amino-acid sequence MSSYGYDPFFPSYKRRYADSPRIHVSVRSGGGFGSARSAYSSLSAPVSSVSVRRSYATSSASSSLLHSVDSLDLSQVAAISNDLKSIRSQERAQLQDLNDRFACFIERVHELEQQNKVLEAELLVLRQKHAEPSRFRALYEQEIRELRLAAEEATSEKQALQGERESLEETLRGLQARYEEEVLSREDAEARLLEVRKGADEAALARAELEKRVDSLLDELAFLKKVHEEELAELQAQIQYAHLSVEMDVSAKPDLSAALRDIRAQYEKLAARNMQNAEEWFRSRFTVLSESAAKNTDAVRAAKDEVSESRRLLKAKTLEIEATRGMNEALEKQLQELEEKQSADISALQDTINKLENELRTTKSEMARYLKEYQDLLNVKMALDIEIAAYRKLLEGEETRLSFTSVGSITSGYSQSAPSFGRSAYSGLQASSYLMSARSFPTYYSSHVQEEQIEIEETIEAAKAGEAKAAPAEEGEEEEKEEGEEEAGEEAEEEEEGAKEESEEAKEGEEEEGEGEETAAEEGEESQEAAEEGGEEEKEEKEEKEAAGKEESEGKKKA is encoded by the exons ATGAGCTCGTACGGCTACGACCCGTTCTTCCCGTCCTACAAGCGGCGCTACGCGGACAGCCCGCGCATCCATGTGTCGGTGCGCAGCGGCGGCGGCTTCGGCTCGGCGCGCTCCGCGTACTCCAGCCTGTCCGCGCCCGTGTCCTCCGTGTCCGTGCGCCGCAGCTACGCCACCTCCAGCGCCTCCAGCTCGCTGCTGCACTCGGTGGACAGCCTGGACCTGAGCCAGGTGGCCGCCATCAGCAACGACCTCAAGTCCATCCGCAGCCAGGAGCGAGCGCAGCTGCAGGACCTCAACGACCGCTTCGCCTGCTTCATCGAGCGCGTCCacgagctggagcagcagaacaaGGTGCTGGAGGccgagctgctggtgctgcgGCAGAAGCACGCCGAGCCCTCCCGCTTCCGAGCGCTGTACGAGCAGGAGATCCGCGAGCTGCGCCTGGCCGCCGAGGAGGCGACGAGCGAGAAGCAGGCGCTGCAGGGCGAgcgggagagcctggaggaGACGCTGCGCGGGCTGCAGGCGCGCTAcgaggaggaggtgctgagccgCGAGGACGCGGAGGCGCGGCTGCTCGAGGTGCGCAAGGGCGCGGACGAGGCGGCGCTGGCGCGGGCGGAGCTGGAGAAGCGCGTGGACAGCCTGCTGGACGAGCTGGCCTTCCTCAAGAAGGTGCACGAGGAGGAGCTGGCCGAGCTGCAGGCGCAGATCCAGTACGCGCACCTGTCCGTGGAGATGGACGTGTCGGCCAAGCCCGACCTGTCGGCCGCGCTGCGCGACATCCGCGCGCAGTACGAGAAGCTGGCGGCGCGCAACATGCAGAACGCCGAGGAGTGGTTCCGCAGCCGCTTCACCGTGCTCAGCGAGAGCGCCGCCAAGAACACGGACGCCGTGCGAGCCGCCAAGGACGAGGTGTCCGAGAGCCGCCGCCTGCTCAAAGCCAAGACGCTGGAGATCGAGGCCACCCGCGGCATGAACGAGGCgctggagaagcagctgcaggagctggaagaGAAGCAGAGCGCGGATATCTCCGCCCTGCAG GATACAATCAACAAATTGGAGAATGAGCTGAGAACCACAAAGAGTGAGATGGCTCGGTACTTGAAGGAATATCAGGACCTGCTCAATGTGAAAATGGCCCTGGACATCGAAATTGCAGCTTATAG GAAACTGCTGGAGGGGGAGGAGACCCGGCTGAGCTTCACCAGCGTGGGCAGCATCACCAGTGGGTACAGCCAGAGCGCCCCCAGCTTCGGCAGGTCTGCCTACAGCGGCCTCCAGGCCAGCTCCTACCTGATGAGCGCCCGCTCCTTCCCCACCTACTACTCCAGCCAcgtgcaggaggagcagattGAGATCGAGGAAACCATCGAGGCTGCTAAAGCAGGAGAGGCCAAGGCAGCCCCTGCAGAagagggtgaggaggaggagaaggaggaaggagaggaggaagcaggggaagaggctgaagaagaggaggaag GTGCCAAGGAGGAAtcagaagaagccaaagagggtgaggaagaggaaggagaaggggaagaaacagcagcagaagaagGGGAGGAGTCCCAGGAAGCTGCTGAGGAAGGTggtgaggaggagaaggaggagaaggaagagaaggaagcagcaggaaaggaggagagcGAAGGCAAGAAGAAGGCTTGA